Proteins encoded in a region of the Mycolicibacterium chitae genome:
- a CDS encoding bifunctional [glutamine synthetase] adenylyltransferase/[glutamine synthetase]-adenylyl-L-tyrosine phosphorylase: MSRPVTQRPTVPGVGRLGLVERTAPADLARLGWDTDAHVELLWSLSRAPDADAALRAVVRLSEALDTDWDQLDAALQKDKTLRGRLFAVLGSSLALGDHLVAHPQSWRLLEGSEDPEPALPSAAELEAMFLDCLDQNDGPATLHELRTLYRNRILVLAALDLAPTVEDEPVLPFAAVGVHLSDLADAALAAALRYATDTVGKPDEPAPTLAVIAMGKCGARELNYVSDVDVIFVGANADALETRVAGEMMRMASETFFEVDAALRPEGKRGPLVRTLDSHVAYYQRWAKTWEFQALLKARFAVGDAELGRQYIDALMPMVWTACERDDFVSDVQAMRRRVEELVPADVRDREIKLGTGGLRDVEFAVQLLQLVHGRNDEALHVASTVDALAALGSAGYIGRDDAANMTASYEFLRLLEHRLQLQRLKRTHMLPAPDDAEALRWLARAAHVRPDGTHDALGVLRKELKRQSHRVSRLHAKLFYQPLLESVGGAVELTDGMNAAAAERQLAALGYQAPASALSHLAALANQSTRRGRVQAILLPTLLDWLSDTPDPDAGLLHYRRLSEGLVDQRWFLATLRDESAVAKRLMHVLGTSAYVPDLLLRAPEVIQSYADGPSGPKLLDVEPEGFARALVAAAGRQSDPAKAIAAARTLRRRELARVASADLLGLLDVRDVCQALTSVWVAVLQAALDAVTKANTPPDGAVPASIAVIGMGRLGGGELGYGSDADVLFVCEPTPGVDDTKAVKWATVVAEQLRALLGTPSVDPPLEVDANLRPEGRNGPLVRTLASYTSYYQQWAQPWEIQALLRAHRVAGDLELGERFLVMVDQTRYPAGGVSADTVQEIRRVKARVDAERLPRGADPNTHTKLGRGGLADVEWTVQLLQLRYAHQTPELHNTSTLQALDAIGAAELIAEGDVDLLRQAWLTATRARNALVLVRGKPTDQLPGPGRMLNAVAVAAGWPEDDGGAFLDNYLRVTRRAKAVVRKVFGS; encoded by the coding sequence GTGTCCAGACCGGTGACGCAGCGTCCCACAGTGCCCGGGGTGGGGCGGCTCGGACTCGTCGAGCGCACCGCCCCGGCCGATCTGGCCCGCCTCGGCTGGGACACCGACGCGCACGTCGAACTGCTGTGGTCGCTGTCGCGCGCACCCGATGCCGACGCCGCGCTGCGCGCCGTCGTGCGGCTGTCCGAGGCGCTCGACACCGACTGGGACCAGCTGGACGCCGCGCTGCAGAAGGACAAGACCCTGCGCGGTCGCCTGTTCGCGGTGCTGGGTTCGTCGCTGGCGCTCGGCGATCACCTGGTGGCCCACCCGCAGTCCTGGCGGCTGCTGGAGGGATCGGAAGACCCCGAGCCGGCGCTGCCGTCGGCGGCCGAGCTCGAGGCGATGTTCCTCGACTGCCTCGACCAGAACGACGGCCCGGCAACCTTGCACGAGCTGCGCACGCTGTACCGCAATCGGATCCTGGTGCTGGCGGCCCTCGATCTGGCGCCCACCGTCGAGGACGAACCGGTGCTGCCGTTCGCCGCGGTCGGGGTCCATCTGTCGGACCTGGCCGACGCCGCGCTGGCCGCCGCGCTGCGCTACGCGACCGACACCGTCGGCAAGCCCGACGAGCCCGCGCCCACCCTGGCGGTCATCGCGATGGGCAAATGCGGTGCGCGCGAACTGAACTACGTCTCCGACGTCGACGTCATCTTCGTGGGCGCCAACGCCGACGCGCTGGAAACCCGGGTGGCCGGGGAGATGATGCGGATGGCCTCGGAGACCTTCTTCGAGGTCGACGCGGCGCTGCGCCCGGAGGGCAAGCGCGGTCCGCTGGTGCGCACGCTGGACTCGCATGTGGCCTACTACCAGCGCTGGGCCAAGACCTGGGAGTTCCAGGCGTTGCTGAAGGCGCGGTTCGCGGTGGGCGACGCCGAGCTGGGCCGCCAGTACATCGATGCGCTGATGCCGATGGTGTGGACGGCCTGCGAGCGGGACGACTTCGTGTCCGACGTGCAGGCCATGCGCCGCCGGGTCGAGGAGTTGGTGCCCGCCGACGTCCGCGACCGCGAGATCAAGCTGGGCACCGGCGGTCTGCGCGACGTCGAATTCGCCGTGCAGCTCCTGCAATTGGTGCACGGCCGCAACGACGAGGCGCTGCACGTGGCGTCCACCGTGGACGCCCTCGCGGCGCTGGGCTCGGCCGGCTACATCGGCCGCGACGACGCCGCCAACATGACCGCGTCCTATGAATTCCTGCGGCTGCTCGAACACCGGCTGCAGCTGCAGCGGCTCAAGCGCACCCACATGCTGCCCGCCCCCGACGACGCCGAGGCGCTGCGCTGGCTGGCCCGCGCGGCCCACGTGCGGCCCGACGGGACCCACGACGCGCTCGGGGTGCTGCGCAAGGAACTCAAGCGGCAGAGCCACCGGGTCTCGCGGCTGCACGCCAAGCTGTTCTATCAGCCGCTGCTGGAATCGGTCGGCGGCGCCGTCGAGCTGACCGACGGGATGAACGCGGCCGCGGCCGAACGGCAGCTGGCCGCGCTGGGCTATCAGGCCCCGGCCAGCGCGCTGAGTCACCTTGCGGCACTGGCGAATCAGAGCACCCGGCGCGGTCGCGTGCAGGCCATCCTGCTGCCCACCCTGCTGGACTGGCTGTCGGACACCCCGGACCCGGATGCGGGCCTGCTGCACTATCGACGGCTGTCCGAGGGCCTGGTCGACCAGCGCTGGTTCCTGGCCACGCTGCGCGACGAGAGCGCGGTGGCCAAGCGGCTGATGCACGTGCTGGGCACCTCGGCCTATGTGCCCGATCTGCTGCTGCGCGCCCCCGAGGTGATCCAGAGCTACGCCGACGGTCCCTCGGGACCCAAGCTGCTCGACGTGGAACCCGAGGGATTCGCGCGGGCCCTGGTGGCCGCGGCGGGGCGGCAGTCCGATCCGGCCAAGGCCATCGCCGCCGCGCGGACGCTGCGCCGCCGCGAACTGGCCCGGGTGGCCTCGGCCGACCTGCTGGGCCTGCTCGACGTGCGCGATGTGTGCCAGGCGTTGACCTCGGTGTGGGTGGCGGTGCTGCAGGCCGCGCTGGACGCGGTGACGAAGGCGAACACCCCGCCCGACGGCGCGGTGCCGGCCTCCATCGCGGTGATCGGCATGGGCCGGCTCGGCGGCGGCGAACTGGGCTACGGTTCCGATGCGGACGTGCTGTTCGTCTGCGAGCCCACCCCGGGCGTCGACGACACGAAGGCCGTCAAGTGGGCCACCGTCGTCGCCGAACAGCTCCGCGCGCTGCTGGGCACGCCCAGCGTCGACCCGCCGCTGGAGGTCGATGCGAACCTGCGCCCGGAGGGGCGCAACGGGCCGCTGGTGCGGACGCTGGCCTCCTACACCAGCTATTACCAGCAGTGGGCCCAGCCATGGGAGATCCAGGCGCTGCTGCGCGCGCACCGGGTCGCCGGCGATCTGGAGCTCGGCGAGCGGTTCCTGGTGATGGTCGACCAGACGCGGTATCCGGCCGGCGGCGTCTCGGCCGACACGGTGCAGGAGATCCGGCGGGTCAAGGCGCGTGTCGACGCCGAGCGGCTGCCGCGCGGGGCGGACCCCAACACCCACACCAAGCTGGGCCGCGGCGGGCTGGCCGACGTCGAGTGGACCGTGCAGCTGTTGCAGCTGCGCTACGCCCACCAGACCCCGGAGCTGCACAACACCTCGACGCTGCAGGCCCTCGACGCGATCGGCGCGGCCGAACTGATCGCCGAGGGCGACGTGGACCTGCTGCGGCAGGCGTGGCTGACCGCGACCCGCGCCCGCAACGCGCTGGTGTTGGTGCGGGGCAAGCCCACCGATCAGCTGCCCGGGCCGGGGCGGATGCTCAACGCGGTGGCGGTGGCCGCCGGCTGGCCGGAGGACGACGGCGGCGCGTTCCTGGACAACTACCTGCGGGTGACGCGGCGGGCCAAGGCCGTCGTGCGCAAAGTGTTCGGCAGCTGA
- a CDS encoding PaaI family thioesterase: MQFTYEPVDADEARRQRAIYEPFTRAVRELLDATIRTEVGAEDIAAAQASIEAVTARLRAKQLDGPFGVRFTTEGQGMSWGNPVVGVRNPMAPPLTIEHGAEKCWTEFELGAAYEGPPDHVHGGISALILDHLLGEAASAGGSTPLFTGTISLRYLRGTPLGPLRSEAWIERVDGVKTYARGFISDAEGPTVEAEGVFIKPAWARDPQ, translated from the coding sequence ATGCAGTTCACCTATGAGCCGGTCGACGCTGACGAGGCCAGGCGACAGCGGGCCATCTACGAGCCGTTCACGCGGGCGGTCCGGGAGCTGCTCGACGCCACGATCCGCACCGAGGTCGGCGCCGAGGACATTGCGGCCGCGCAGGCCTCGATCGAGGCGGTCACCGCCCGGCTGCGGGCCAAGCAGCTCGACGGGCCCTTCGGCGTCCGGTTCACCACGGAGGGCCAGGGCATGTCCTGGGGCAACCCGGTGGTCGGCGTCCGCAATCCGATGGCGCCGCCGCTGACCATCGAGCACGGCGCCGAGAAGTGCTGGACCGAGTTCGAACTCGGCGCGGCCTACGAGGGCCCGCCGGACCACGTGCACGGCGGCATCTCTGCGTTGATCCTGGACCACCTGCTCGGCGAGGCCGCCAGCGCCGGTGGCAGCACCCCGCTGTTCACCGGCACCATCTCGCTGCGGTACCTGCGCGGCACCCCGCTGGGCCCGCTGCGCTCCGAGGCGTGGATCGAACGGGTGGACGGCGTCAAAACCTATGCGCGCGGGTTCATCTCGGACGCCGAGGGCCCGACCGTCGAGGCCGAGGGCGTCTTCATCAAGCCGGCCTGGGCCCGGGACCCGCAGTGA
- a CDS encoding TIGR03619 family F420-dependent LLM class oxidoreductase, whose translation MRFYVSTAFLDTAEAVEIARAADDLGYDGMAIPDHVINLETLQTPYPYTKDGRRRWESFTDWPDPWVMIGAIALATRRLRFVTTVYLPAMRDPFSAAKAIGTAAVLAGGRLELGIGVGWCREEFELLGQQFERRGKRTDEMLELMKALWAPGWTEFDGEFYRAPRLEMEPTPPPIPVYVGGLSEVALRRAARHDGWVGDLITTDDALRRADRLRELRAESGLSMDDFAVLTPLVDAFTPEHYARAEAGGVTGIITMPWMFYTPESATLAQKIEGMRRFREDQGLG comes from the coding sequence GTGAGGTTCTACGTCAGCACCGCATTTCTCGATACCGCCGAGGCAGTCGAGATCGCCAGGGCCGCAGATGATCTGGGCTATGACGGGATGGCCATCCCGGATCACGTGATCAACCTGGAGACCTTGCAGACGCCCTATCCCTACACCAAGGACGGCCGTCGTCGCTGGGAGTCGTTCACCGACTGGCCCGACCCCTGGGTGATGATCGGCGCGATCGCGTTGGCGACCCGCCGGCTACGGTTCGTCACCACTGTCTACCTGCCGGCGATGCGCGACCCGTTTTCGGCCGCCAAAGCCATTGGTACGGCGGCAGTCCTGGCCGGCGGTCGGCTGGAACTCGGCATCGGGGTGGGCTGGTGCCGCGAGGAGTTCGAGCTGCTCGGGCAGCAGTTCGAGCGGCGCGGCAAGCGCACCGACGAGATGCTCGAGTTGATGAAGGCGCTGTGGGCCCCGGGCTGGACGGAGTTCGACGGCGAGTTCTACCGTGCCCCGCGGCTCGAGATGGAGCCGACCCCGCCGCCCATCCCGGTCTACGTCGGCGGCCTCTCGGAGGTCGCGCTGCGCCGTGCGGCGCGCCACGACGGCTGGGTGGGGGATCTGATCACCACCGACGACGCGCTGCGGCGGGCGGACCGGTTGCGCGAGTTGCGCGCCGAAAGCGGCTTGTCGATGGACGATTTCGCAGTGCTGACGCCACTGGTCGACGCGTTCACCCCGGAGCACTACGCGCGCGCCGAGGCCGGCGGGGTCACGGGAATAATCACGATGCCCTGGATGTTCTACACCCCGGAGTCCGCGACGCTCGCCCAGAAGATCGAGGGGATGCGGCGGTTCCGGGAGGACCAGGGGCTCGGCTGA
- a CDS encoding peroxiredoxin produces the protein MTLLTIGDQFPQYELTAVIGGDLSKVDAKAPEDYFTTVSSADNAGKWRVVFFWPKDFTFVCPTEIAAFGKLNDDFEDRDTKVYGVSVDNEFVHFQWRAQHEDLKTLPFPMVSDLKRELATAAGVLNADGVADRATFIIDPNNEVQFVSVTAGSVGRNVDEVLRVLDALQSDELCACNWKKGDPTINAGELLSEAV, from the coding sequence GTGACTCTTTTGACCATCGGTGACCAGTTCCCGCAGTACGAGCTGACGGCCGTCATCGGGGGCGACCTGTCCAAGGTTGATGCGAAGGCTCCCGAGGACTACTTCACCACGGTGAGCAGCGCGGACAACGCCGGCAAGTGGCGCGTCGTCTTCTTCTGGCCGAAGGACTTCACCTTCGTTTGCCCGACCGAGATCGCCGCCTTCGGCAAGCTCAACGACGACTTCGAGGACCGCGACACCAAGGTGTACGGCGTGTCCGTCGACAACGAGTTCGTGCACTTCCAGTGGCGCGCCCAGCACGAGGACCTCAAGACGCTGCCGTTCCCCATGGTCAGCGACCTCAAGCGCGAGCTGGCCACCGCGGCCGGCGTGCTCAACGCCGACGGTGTCGCCGACCGCGCCACCTTCATCATCGACCCGAACAACGAGGTGCAGTTCGTCTCCGTGACCGCCGGCTCGGTGGGTCGCAACGTCGACGAGGTGCTGCGGGTGCTCGACGCGCTGCAGTCCGACGAGCTGTGCGCCTGCAACTGGAAGAAGGGCGACCCGACCATCAACGCGGGTGAGCTCCTGTCCGAGGCGGTGTAG
- the ahpD gene encoding alkyl hydroperoxide reductase AhpD — translation MSVDNIKEALPEYAKDLKLNLGAIVRTTELNEQQLWGALVATAAATKSDRLLKEISEDALDVLSEEAYHAALGAASIMGMNNVFYRTKGQLDGQYDDLRASLRMNIIGNPGVDKVDFELWSLAVSAINGCGHCLAAHEKTLRDSDVSRTAIFEAIRLASIVAGVGQALMTTEVLAKV, via the coding sequence ATGAGTGTCGACAACATCAAGGAAGCCCTTCCGGAGTACGCGAAGGACCTCAAGCTCAACCTCGGGGCGATCGTCCGCACCACCGAGCTGAACGAGCAGCAGCTGTGGGGCGCCCTGGTGGCGACCGCGGCGGCCACCAAGTCCGACCGGCTGCTCAAGGAGATCTCCGAGGACGCGCTGGACGTGCTGTCCGAGGAGGCCTACCACGCAGCGCTGGGTGCCGCGTCCATCATGGGCATGAACAACGTGTTCTACCGGACCAAGGGTCAGCTCGACGGTCAGTACGACGACCTGCGCGCGAGCCTGCGGATGAACATCATCGGCAACCCGGGCGTCGACAAGGTCGACTTCGAGCTGTGGTCGCTGGCGGTATCGGCGATCAACGGCTGCGGGCACTGCCTGGCCGCCCACGAGAAGACCCTGCGTGATTCCGATGTCTCGCGCACCGCGATCTTCGAGGCCATCCGCCTCGCCTCGATCGTGGCCGGCGTGGGACAGGCGTTGATGACGACCGAGGTTCTCGCCAAGGTCTAA
- a CDS encoding acyl-CoA dehydrogenase family protein — MVSKHVPSWHDDEVSALFDLAKGFFEREVVAHAEKWDSQRHIDRQVWLEAGKLGLLLCSVPTEYGGGGGTFAHDLAVFDAQGYSGDQSLGIGVHSGIVAHYVLTYGSEEQKKTWLPPMATGEVLGAIAMTEPGAGSDLKAIRATAIRDGDEYVINGSKTFITNGAQADLVLLAAKTDPKAGARGISLLLIDVRDCPGYQVTRVLDKVGMHGADTSEISFTDVRVPVGSALLGPEEGKGFGQLMAQLAQERLIVAAQAVGGMERAVDETVAYTKSREAFGHSLFKFQNTAFELAECMTIARTSRVFLDHCIQSHLRGQLDGTEAAMAKYWLTDRQCEVVDRCVQLHGGYGYMREYLIARMYEDARVQRIYAGANEVMKEIIARSL; from the coding sequence ATGGTCAGCAAGCATGTTCCGTCGTGGCACGACGACGAGGTTTCGGCGCTCTTCGATCTCGCGAAAGGATTCTTCGAGCGTGAGGTCGTCGCCCACGCCGAGAAGTGGGACAGCCAGCGGCACATCGACCGTCAGGTGTGGCTCGAGGCCGGGAAGCTGGGCCTGCTGCTGTGCTCGGTGCCCACCGAATACGGCGGTGGCGGCGGCACGTTCGCGCACGACCTGGCGGTCTTCGACGCCCAGGGGTACTCCGGTGACCAGTCCCTGGGAATCGGCGTGCACAGCGGCATCGTCGCGCACTACGTCCTGACCTACGGCAGCGAGGAACAGAAGAAGACGTGGCTGCCGCCGATGGCCACCGGCGAGGTGCTGGGCGCGATCGCGATGACCGAGCCGGGCGCCGGTTCCGATCTGAAGGCCATCCGCGCCACCGCCATCCGCGACGGCGACGAGTACGTGATCAATGGCTCCAAGACCTTCATCACCAACGGGGCCCAGGCCGATCTGGTGCTGCTGGCCGCCAAGACCGACCCCAAGGCCGGGGCGCGCGGCATCTCGCTGCTGCTGATCGACGTGCGCGACTGCCCCGGATACCAGGTCACCCGGGTGTTGGACAAGGTCGGCATGCACGGCGCCGATACCTCGGAGATCTCCTTCACCGACGTTCGGGTGCCGGTCGGCAGCGCGCTGCTGGGACCGGAGGAGGGCAAGGGCTTCGGGCAGCTGATGGCCCAGCTGGCCCAGGAGCGGTTGATCGTGGCGGCGCAGGCCGTCGGCGGCATGGAGCGCGCGGTGGACGAGACGGTGGCCTACACCAAGTCCCGGGAAGCCTTCGGGCACAGCCTGTTCAAGTTCCAGAACACCGCCTTCGAGCTGGCCGAGTGTATGACGATCGCGCGCACCTCGCGGGTGTTCCTGGACCATTGCATCCAGTCGCATCTGCGGGGTCAGCTCGACGGCACCGAGGCCGCGATGGCCAAGTACTGGCTCACCGATCGGCAGTGCGAGGTGGTCGACCGCTGCGTGCAGTTGCACGGCGGGTACGGCTACATGCGCGAGTACCTGATCGCCCGGATGTACGAGGACGCGCGCGTGCAGCGCATCTACGCCGGCGCCAACGAGGTGATGAAAGAGATCATCGCCCGGTCTTTGTGA
- a CDS encoding DoxX family protein has product MTNQLGTRVDTYSTHMLSVFRIVVGLLFLMHGTSKLFGWPAAGGTAEMFAWPTWWAGLIEIIVGVLVTLGLFTRAAAFIGAGQMAIAYFWQHFPTDFWPINNGGEPAVLFCFALLLLVFTGPGAWALNRR; this is encoded by the coding sequence ATGACCAATCAATTGGGTACGCGCGTCGACACGTATTCGACGCACATGCTGAGCGTGTTCCGCATCGTGGTCGGCCTGCTGTTCCTGATGCACGGCACCTCCAAGCTGTTCGGCTGGCCCGCGGCCGGGGGCACCGCCGAAATGTTCGCCTGGCCGACCTGGTGGGCCGGGCTGATCGAGATCATCGTCGGCGTGCTGGTCACCCTCGGGTTGTTCACCCGCGCGGCCGCGTTCATCGGCGCCGGCCAGATGGCGATCGCCTACTTCTGGCAGCACTTCCCCACCGACTTCTGGCCGATCAACAACGGCGGTGAGCCCGCGGTGCTGTTCTGCTTCGCGCTGCTCCTGCTGGTGTTCACGGGTCCCGGCGCGTGGGCGCTCAACCGCAGGTAA
- the dtd gene encoding D-aminoacyl-tRNA deacylase: MRVLVQRVSSASVSVDDEIVGEIRPRTQGLLALVGVTHDDDAATATRMAEKLWGLRILDDQRSASDVGAPVLVVSQFTLYANTVKGRRPSWNAAAPAPVAEPLVTAFADALRGLGAEVAQGVFGAHMQVSSVNDGPVTLMLEL; encoded by the coding sequence ATGCGGGTGTTGGTGCAGCGGGTCAGTTCGGCCAGCGTGTCGGTCGACGACGAGATCGTCGGCGAGATCCGGCCGCGCACACAGGGTTTGCTCGCCCTGGTGGGCGTCACCCACGACGACGACGCGGCCACCGCCACCCGGATGGCCGAAAAGCTCTGGGGGCTGCGAATTCTCGACGATCAGCGCAGCGCGTCCGACGTCGGCGCCCCGGTCCTGGTGGTCAGCCAGTTCACGCTGTACGCCAACACCGTCAAGGGCCGCCGCCCGTCGTGGAACGCCGCCGCGCCCGCGCCGGTGGCCGAACCGCTGGTCACGGCCTTCGCCGATGCGCTGCGCGGCCTCGGCGCCGAGGTCGCCCAGGGCGTGTTCGGGGCCCACATGCAGGTGTCGTCGGTCAACGACGGGCCGGTCACGCTGATGCTCGAACTGTAA
- the glnA gene encoding type I glutamate--ammonia ligase, translated as MAEQNADDIIKLIKDEQVEYVDIRFCDLPGVVQHFSIPASAFTEDVFEDGLAFDGSSVRGFQSIHESDMMLLPDPATAKIDPFRAAKTLNMNFFVHDPFTREAYSRDPRNVARKAENYLISTGIADTCYFGAEAEFYIFDSVSFDSRINGTFYEVDSESGWWNTGEPLEADGSPNLGYKVRPKGGYFPVAPYDHYVDLRDEMSTNLTNAGFVLERGHHEVGTAGQAEINYKFNTLLHAADDVQLFKYIIKNTAWKNGKTVTFMPKPLFGDNGSGMHAHQSLWKDGQPLFHDESGYAGLSDLARHYIGGILHHAPSLLAFTNPTVNSYKRLVPGYEAPINLVYSQRNRSACVRIPITGNNPKAKRLEFRCPDSSGNPYLAFAAMLMAGIDGIKNKIEPLTPVDKDLYELPPDEAASIPQAPTSLAAVIDKLEEDHEYLTEGGVFTEDLIETWISYKRENEIMPIQIRPHPYEFSLYYDV; from the coding sequence GTGGCTGAACAGAACGCTGATGACATCATCAAGCTGATCAAGGACGAGCAGGTCGAGTACGTCGACATCCGCTTCTGCGATCTGCCCGGTGTGGTCCAGCACTTCTCGATCCCCGCATCGGCGTTCACCGAGGACGTCTTCGAGGACGGATTGGCATTCGACGGCTCCTCGGTCCGCGGGTTCCAGTCCATCCACGAGTCCGACATGATGTTGCTGCCGGACCCCGCGACCGCCAAGATCGACCCGTTCCGCGCCGCCAAGACGCTGAACATGAACTTCTTCGTGCACGACCCGTTCACCCGTGAGGCCTACTCCCGCGACCCGCGCAACGTGGCCCGCAAGGCCGAGAACTACCTGATCAGCACGGGCATCGCCGACACCTGTTACTTCGGCGCCGAGGCGGAGTTCTACATCTTCGATTCGGTGAGCTTCGACTCGCGGATCAACGGCACCTTCTACGAGGTGGATTCGGAGTCCGGCTGGTGGAACACCGGCGAGCCGCTGGAGGCCGACGGCTCCCCCAACCTCGGCTACAAGGTGCGCCCCAAGGGCGGCTACTTCCCCGTCGCCCCCTATGACCACTACGTGGACCTGCGCGACGAGATGTCGACCAACCTGACCAACGCGGGCTTCGTCCTGGAACGCGGTCACCATGAGGTCGGCACTGCCGGGCAGGCCGAGATCAACTACAAGTTCAACACGCTGCTGCACGCGGCCGATGATGTGCAGCTGTTCAAGTACATCATCAAGAACACCGCCTGGAAGAACGGCAAGACCGTCACCTTCATGCCCAAGCCGCTGTTCGGGGACAACGGTTCCGGCATGCACGCCCACCAGTCGCTGTGGAAGGACGGCCAGCCGCTGTTCCACGACGAGTCCGGCTACGCGGGCCTGTCCGACCTGGCGCGGCACTACATCGGCGGCATCCTGCACCACGCGCCGTCGCTGCTGGCGTTCACCAACCCGACGGTGAACTCCTACAAGCGCCTGGTGCCCGGCTACGAGGCCCCGATCAACCTGGTGTACAGCCAGCGCAATCGCAGTGCGTGCGTGCGCATTCCGATCACCGGCAACAACCCGAAGGCCAAGCGCCTCGAGTTCCGCTGCCCGGACAGCTCGGGCAACCCGTACCTGGCGTTCGCGGCGATGCTGATGGCCGGCATCGACGGCATCAAGAACAAGATCGAGCCGCTGACCCCGGTCGACAAGGACCTCTACGAGTTGCCGCCGGACGAGGCCGCCAGCATCCCGCAGGCACCGACCTCGCTGGCCGCGGTGATCGACAAGCTCGAGGAGGACCACGAGTACCTCACCGAGGGTGGCGTGTTCACCGAGGATCTGATCGAGACCTGGATCTCCTACAAGCGCGAGAACGAGATCATGCCGATCCAGATCCGTCCGCATCCCTACGAGTTCTCGCTGTATTACGACGTGTAA
- a CDS encoding RDD family protein yields MARATSSWLSGGEPGDSGPASTYPGELLGLPQSGPGSLAPTGRRILALLVDWLVAYGLAALLMTFGLFSQAFLSTAVLVVWVLLGAVSVRLFGFSPGQLALGMMVTPVDNRIHVGLGRALGRGALLALVIPALFMDSDGRGLQDKFTHTAVVRR; encoded by the coding sequence ATGGCGCGCGCGACATCGTCCTGGCTTTCCGGTGGTGAACCGGGGGATTCCGGCCCGGCTTCGACCTATCCCGGCGAGTTACTGGGTTTGCCGCAGAGCGGCCCTGGGTCCCTGGCACCGACGGGGCGCCGCATCCTGGCGCTGTTGGTCGACTGGCTGGTGGCCTACGGGCTGGCGGCGCTGCTGATGACCTTCGGGCTGTTCTCCCAGGCGTTCCTGTCGACGGCCGTGCTGGTGGTGTGGGTGCTGCTGGGCGCGGTCTCGGTGCGGCTGTTCGGCTTCTCCCCGGGGCAGCTGGCCCTGGGCATGATGGTGACGCCGGTGGACAACCGCATCCATGTCGGCCTGGGCCGGGCGCTGGGCCGCGGCGCGCTGCTGGCGCTGGTCATCCCCGCGCTGTTCATGGACAGCGACGGGCGGGGTCTGCAGGACAAGTTCACCCACACCGCGGTGGTGCGGCGCTAG
- a CDS encoding DUF4191 domain-containing protein — MAKSRTPAQTKAAKAEAKAARKAASKQRRSQLWQAFQMQRKEDKRLLPYMILAFVLIVALSVVGGLAIGGFTMYMMIPLGIVLGALVAFIIFGRRAQKSVYQKAEGQTGAAAWALDNLRGKWRVTPGVAATGHFDAVHRVIGRPGVIFVAEGSASRVKPLLAQEKKRTARLVGDVPIYDIIVGNGEGEVPLSKLERHLTKLPANIPAKQIDSLESKLVALGSKIGPAAMPKGPMPAQAKMRGVQRTVRRK, encoded by the coding sequence ATGGCGAAATCCCGCACCCCCGCCCAGACCAAGGCCGCCAAGGCCGAGGCGAAGGCCGCCCGTAAGGCCGCTTCCAAGCAGCGCCGCAGCCAGCTCTGGCAGGCGTTCCAGATGCAACGCAAAGAGGACAAGCGGCTGCTGCCGTACATGATCCTGGCGTTCGTGCTGATCGTCGCGTTGTCGGTGGTGGGCGGCCTGGCCATCGGCGGCTTTACGATGTACATGATGATCCCGCTGGGCATCGTGCTCGGCGCGCTCGTCGCCTTCATCATCTTCGGCCGGCGCGCGCAGAAGTCGGTCTATCAGAAGGCCGAGGGACAGACCGGGGCGGCGGCCTGGGCGCTGGACAATCTGCGCGGTAAGTGGCGGGTGACCCCGGGCGTCGCGGCCACCGGGCACTTCGATGCGGTGCACCGGGTGATCGGCCGCCCGGGTGTGATCTTCGTCGCCGAGGGCTCGGCCAGCCGCGTCAAGCCGCTACTGGCGCAGGAGAAGAAGCGCACCGCGCGGCTGGTGGGCGACGTCCCGATCTACGACATCATCGTCGGCAACGGCGAGGGCGAGGTTCCGCTGTCCAAGCTGGAGCGGCACCTGACCAAGCTGCCGGCCAACATCCCGGCCAAGCAGATCGACTCGCTGGAGTCGAAGCTGGTGGCGCTGGGTTCCAAGATCGGCCCGGCCGCGATGCCCAAGGGGCCGATGCCCGCGCAGGCCAAGATGCGCGGCGTGCAGCGCACCGTGCGCCGCAAGTAG